The segment AGCTTCTCGGCCCGGTCCAGAGCCTGCGGGGTACGCGCGGCGACGATCTGCGGGAGCGTGAAGAGCTCGGTCATCGCCTTGCCCTCGGCGATCCGCTCCGGGCAGAACGCCACGTCGACGGCGAGGCCGCGGCTGGTCAGCAGCTTCTCGGTGAGTGCCGTGACGCCCGGGTAGACAGTGCTGCGCAGCACCACGAGCTGGCCGTCGCGCATGTGCTCGACACAGCGCTCGATGGCCCGCGGCACCGCGCCCAGATCGGGGTTGAGGTGCTCGTCGACCGGGGTGCCGACGACCACGACCAGAGCCTCGGCGAGACCGACACTGGTCGGGTCGGTGGTGGCCCGCAGCCGGCCGGCGGACAGCGCCTCGGCGAGCGGCTCGTCCGCACCGTGCTCGGTGAACGGCATGGCACCCGAGTTGACCCGTGCCACAGCAGTCTCATCGATGTCGTAGAGCACCACCGACAGCCCGCGCGCCGCGAGCGCGATGCCCAGCGGCAGGCCGACCCGGCCGCACCCGCCGACCACACAGACATCCACGCCGGGGGCGTGCATTGCCTCGGTCATAACGCCTCACAATCCACACCGGGCACCAGCGTGTGTGCAGGTTACTCGTGAGTCACACTCGGGTCTACCCATGCGTAGCAAAGCCGCTATGGTTCGTCACCATGGTCGGTACGCAGCCCACTCCACTCAGCTCACGGATCGCCGCGGCGCTGCCCCCGCGCGCCGTGGCGGCCGCCGTGCGCACGGCGTATCCCCGGGTCGAACCGGAGCTGGCGAAGCTCGCTTCCTATGTGCCGCGCTGCGCCACCGCGGTGGACGTCGGCGCCTGGTACGGACCCTGGACGCGGGGCCTGCGCCGGATCGCCGACCGGGTCGTCGCGATCGAACCCACGGCCGAACTGGCCCGGTGTGTGCGGTCGGCATATCCGGACGTCCGGGTGGTCGAGGCGGTCGCTTCGGACCACGCCGGAACGGCCGAACTCTTCCTGCCGTCCGGTGGACCGGGCACCGGCACCTCGTCGATCGAGCACGGCACCGGGGCGACCGTGACCGTCACCCGGCTGACGCTGGACGAACTCGAGCTGACCGGCGTCGGCTTCATGAAGCTGGACGTCGAGGGACACGAGATGCCGGCCCTGCTCGGCGGCGAGCAGACCATCCGGCGCGACCGCCCGCTGCTGCTGGTCGAGCTGGAGGAGCGGATCCAGCCGATCCAGCCGGTGCTGGACCTGCTCGCCGGCTGGGGCTACCGGCCGTACGTGATGCCGGACAGCGAGTGGGTGCCGCTGGAGACCTTCGACCTGATCGAGCACCAGCGCGGCGCGCTGGCCCGGATCGATCAGAGCTTCGCGCGCCGGGTGGTCTGGCCCAAGCCGCGGTACGTCAACATGCTGCTCTTCCGCCCGGAGACCGCCCGATGAGCGTCGGCACGGCCACCACCGCGGACAGCCCGGCCACCGAGCCGGCCCGCAAGCTGGACCCGATCGGCGCGATCGCGGCCGTCCTGATCACCGCGAGCGTGCTCTGGCGGGCCTCGATCACGACGCGCGGCTATCTCACCACCGACGACTTCCCGATCATCGCGCAGGCCGACGAGTTCGGCCTGGGCGGGCTGTTCACGCTCTACAACAACCACTTCATGCCGGCCGGGCGGCTGATCACCTACCTCGTCAACGAGCTCACCGGGTACGTGTACTGGCCGTACGCGACGCTGATGCTGCTCGGGCAGATCGCCGTCAGCATCCTGTTCTGGCGGCTGCTGCGGGTCGTGCTGCCGTACGGATGGGCGATCCTGGTGCCGTTGACCCTGTTCCTCTTCAACCCGCTGACGCTGGAGGTCAGCGCCTGGTGGGCGGTGGGTCTCAACCTGCTGCCGATGCAGATCGCGATGATCGTGGCGCTCGGCGCCCAGGTCAAATACGTGCACACCGGCGAACACAAGCATCTGGTCACCCTCGGGCTGACCGTCGTGATCGGTCTGCTCTTCTTCGAGAAGGCCCTGCTCATCATCCCGCTGGTCTTCCTGACCACGCTGTTCTTCTACGCGCCGGGCGGCCCGGTCAAGGCCGTGGTCACCACGATCCGGCGCTGGTGGATGGCCTGGGCGATGCTGACCGCCATCGCGCTGCTCTTCCTCGCCCTCTACCTGGCGATGGCCACCGGCTCGTCGCTGCGGGTGCCGCACTCGTCGGACGAGGTCCGCGACTTCCTGGTGCAGTTCTTCGGTTCGTCGCTCGCCTCCGGCCTGCTCGGCGGACCGTGGAGCTGGCTGGACGCCTCGGACGGCCCGGCGGTCGCCGCGCCCACCGAGACGGCGCAATATGTCTCGTGGGCCCTGATCGCCGTCCTGGTCGCGCTCACCGTCTGGTTGCGCCGCGGTGTCGCGGCGCGGGCCTGGGCGCTGATGGTGGTCTTCGCCGCCATGGCCGCCGGGCTGATCGCGTTCACCCGGCTGGGCTCGGAGATGAGTGGCGTGGCCGGCCTGGTGCCGCGTTACCTCGGTGACGTCTTCCCGCTCGCGGCCCTCTGCGTCGGTGTGGCGGTGTGCGGGCTGCGCCGCCCCGGCCCCGACGGCGAGGCGGTCGACGACTCGCTGCCCGCGCCGGTGCGCCGCCACCCGCAGCAGTTCGTCGTCGGCCTCGGGGTGAGCCTGGTGCTGCTCATTGCGAGCAGCGTCTACAGCGGCGTCGACTTCGCCACCGACTGGGCGTCCAAGGCCGGCCGCGACTATCTGCACACCGCGCAGGCTGAGATCGCCGCGGCCGAGCCCGGCACGGTCTTCATGGATCAGCCGGTTCCCGAGCTGATCGTGCCCGACCTGGTGTACCCGTGGAACATGCAGTCGAAGTTCTTCGGGCCGGTCGAGAACGGGCCGGTGTTCGTGACCGAGGCGTCCAAGCTGTCGGTGATCGACGATTCCGGCCACGTCCGGCCCGCCTGGGTCAAGGGCGTCCGCAACAAGCCCGGCCGGTTGCCGGGCTGCGGCTACCGGATCACCGGCGGGAAGACCGTGAAGATCCCGTTGCAGGCGGACGTGATCAACTACTGGCAGGCGGTGCGGATCGGCTACCTCAGTGACCGGGACACGGCGGCGACCATCCGGATCGGTGACGGGGACCCGGTGCCGTTCGACGTGCACCGCGGCCTGAACGCCCAGTTCCTGCTGCTGGTGGTGAAGGGGAACGAGGTCGAGCTGACCCTGCGGGACCCGAAGGCCAACGTCTGCACCGACGAGATCGAGATCGGCGCGCTGGTGCCGCAGCCGAGGTAACCGGTGCGCCGTGGGCTGATCCTGCACGGGGTGGCCGCGGCCGTCACCGCCGTGGTGCTCGCGCCCCTGGCCCTGCCGGGGTACGTGCTGCGCTATGACATGGTGTTCGTGCCGCGGCAGCCGCTCAGCTGGGAGATGATCGCGCCGGCCGACGCGCTGCCCCGGGCGGTGCCGCTGGACGCCCTGGTGTCGGTCGCCAACCTGGCCGTGCCGGGATGGCTGCTGCAGCGGATCGCGCTGGTCGCGGTCGTCTACCTCGCTGCGCTCGGCGCCGCCCGGCTGCTGCCGAGCGCACGCACGCTGCCCCGGGTCGTCGCGGCTCTGGCGTACGCGTGGACGCCCTACCTCGCCGAGCGGCTGCTCCTGGGACAGTGGGCGCTGCTTCTCGCGTACGCCGCCCTGCCCTGGCTGGTCGCTGCCGCGCGTGACGTGCGTGCCCGCCGTCCCGGTGCGCTGCCGCGCCTGGTGCTGGCCGCCGCACCGGCCGCGGTGACACCGACCGGCGGCCTGATCGCGCTGACCACCATCGCCGTCCTGCTGCCGTTGCGGTCGCGCGCCACCGCGATCGCCCTGGGCGCGGTCGCGGCCCTCAACGCGCCCTGGCTGTTCGCCACGCTGGCCAGCGCGGCCGGCGGCAGCTCCGACCCGGAGGGCGTGGCCCAGTTCGCGGCCCGGGCGGAGAACTGGGCCGGCGCGTGGGCGGCGCTGGCCGGCACCGGTGGCATCTGGAACGCGCAGACCGTACCGGGCAGCCGGTCCTCGGTCCTGGTGCCGGTGATCACCGTGCTGATCCTGGCGGTGGCCTTCGTGGGCCTGCGCGAGCTGCGCCGGCGCTGGCCGGGTGGCGCCGACCGGCTCTTCGTCCTGGCCGCCGGCGGCTTCGTGCTGGCGGCCGTCGGCGTGGGGCCGACCGCGGTGGTGCTGGAGTGGCTGGTCGTGCACGTCCCGGGCGCCGGACTGCTGCGCGACGGCCAGAAGTTCCTGCTGCCCTACGCGCTGGTGGTCGCGCTGGGCTTCGCGCTCGGCGCGGAGCTGCTCGCCGGCCGCCTCGCCCGGCGGTTCGAGCCCACGGCCGGCCGGGTGCTGCTGATCGCGGCCTTGCTGATGCCGGTGGTGGTGATGCCCGACCTGGCGTTCGGTGGGGCCGGGGCGCTGCGCCCGGTACGGTATCCGGCCGACTGGGACGTCGTGGCGGCGAAGGTGGCGGCCGCGCCGGGCGAGGTGCTGTCGCTGCCGTTCGAGGGCTACCAGCGCTACGACTGGACTCGCGGCGTGGTGGTCCGTGACCCGGCGCCGCGCTATCTGGACGCCCCGGTGCTCATGAACGACGCCCTGCGGGTCGGCGCGGTCATCGTCGACGGGGAGAACCCGCGAGCCACGCGGGCGCAGGAGTTGCTGGCGGCCGGGCGGCCGGCGTCCGAACTCGGCGTGCGCTGGGTTCTGGTCCGCCGGGGAGCGGTCGCGGAGCCATCGGCGAACGTCTTTGCCGGGATGACGTTGGTGTACGACGGACCGCATTTGCGCCTGTGGGAGTACCCGTCGGTAACCTCGGCGTCCCGGACCGCCGGTGCGGGCCGCCGATGGCCCGCTCTGGCAGCGCATATTCTCGCCGCTTCAGTCGTGATCCTCGCAGGTCTCGGGCTACTGCGTATACGCCGTAGATCGTGGTACGGTCCGCGCACCCACGAGTCCGGGGAGGAAGAAACATGGCCAAGTTGGCCACCTTCGTAGTCGCAACCATCGCCGGCGGTGTCCTCGGCATCGTCGGCATTGTCGCGACTGTCGGTGCGGTTAGCCCGTCCGCCGACCACGTCGCCAGCGAAACATCCACCGATGCGGAGCCGGCGGTTTACGGCACCCGCTGATCTGCCGGCGCCGTCCGGATAGCGGGAAGCTGCCCGGCGACCACCTCGGCGAAGGCCTCACCGGCCTTCTCCCAGGTGAATCGCCGGGCATGTGTCGTTGCGGCGGCGCCCATCGCGGTCCGCCGGCGAGCGTCCAGCAACAGCTCACGCACCCGCAGGTAGAAGTCGTACTCGTTCTCGACGAGCACGCCGGTCTCCCCGTCGACCATCGCGTCGGCGACGCCACCGGCGGAGCGGAACGCCACCGCGGGCGTGCCCCGGGCGCCGGCCTCGACGATGGTCAGCCCCCAGCCCTCCTTGAGCGAGGGCATCAGCATCAGCCAGGAGCCGCAGAGCAGCTCGTGCTTGCGCTCCTCGGAGACGAAACCGGTGAACTGCACCCGGTCCTCGATGCACAGGTCGGCGGCGAGCTGGATCAGCGGCTCGTCCCACCAGCCCTGTCCGGCCACCACCAGCTCGACGTCCGGCAGCTCGGTGGCGAGCAGTGCGGTGGCCCGCAGCGCGAACTCGACCCGCTTGTGCGGCACCAGCCGGCCCAGCACCATCAGGCTCGGGTACGGCGTACGCGCCACCGCCCGCCCGGTGACCTCGGGTGTGCCGTTGTGGACGACGTTGATCCGGTGCCGGTCGACGCCCAGCCCGACGAGTTCCTCGCGGGTGGATTCGGACACTGTTATATAGGAGCAGTTGCGGTAGACCCGAACGGCCAACCTCGACTCGATCCACCAGCCGATCCGGGCGACCCGCGGTCCGAAGACGACCGGCCACTGCTCACGGTGCACATGGTGGACGAGGGCGATCACCGGGCGCCGCGCGTACAGCTTGCTGAGGAACGGCATGCCGTTGCCGACGTCGATGATCAGATCCGGACGCCCGAGCCCGCGGCGCGACAGCGGACCGAAACCGAGGGCGCCCATCAGGTACGTCAGCGCGGCCATCAGGTACACGGTGTGCCGGCCTCCGCGGCGGACGATTCGCATGCCTTCCGGGGTGATCTCGCGGGCCGGCGCGGTACCGTGCGCCTGGCAGAGCAGCGTGACGCGGTAGCCGAGGCTGATCAGCTCGGCGGCAACGCGCTCGAGGAAGAGCTCCGAACCGCCACCCTCGGGATGCTTGGTGTCCCGCCAGTTGAGGAACAGAACGTGACCGCCGCAGGCATCCGTCATGGTCTACTCTGCCACCCCTACTAGCGAGTACGATTCGCGGTCGCGTCACACTAGGGCAGCCCCGCGAACATCCGCAACGGTGGCGTAACAACGGGAGGGATCGCGTGGCCGACGGGAGCCTCCGCGCGCGACCAGAGTTCTGGCCGGTCACGCTCTTGAGCGTGGCGCTGATCGCGGTGCTCGGCGGTTGGGCCGGTTTCACCTACGCCGAGCGGACCCGCAGCGACCCCGGCTGCGCCGAGCGCACCACGCTGCGGGTGGCGACGGCGCCGAGTATCGCCGAGCCGGTCCGCGCGGTCGCCGACCGGTACACCAACCGCCAGCCGTGCCTGGACGTGCTGGTCGAGGGCCGCGAGTCGGCGGACGTGCTGCGGACCGTGGCACGGACCGCGCCGGCCGGCGCGACGCCCTCCGGATCCGCCGCGCCGTCGGCTTCGGCCGCCGCGCCGTCCGCTTCGGCCCCCACGGCTTCGGGCCAGATGGTGACTCCGGTGCCGGACGTCTGGGTGCCGGAATCGACGCTGTGGCTGCGCCGGGCCCGTGCCGTCGGCGCCTTCCAGGTCCCCGACGACGGGGTCACGGTGGCGACCACCCCGGTCGTGCTCGCCCTCGACGAGTCCTCGGCCGCCCGGCTGACCCGCCAGGGCCACGCCCTCGGCTGGCCCACCCTGGTCGGCGCCGCCAAGCTGCCGGTGCCGGTCTCGCTGCCCGACCCGGCGACCAGCCCGCTCGGCGTCGGCGCGCTGGTCGGCATCCAGGCCCTGGCCAAGTCGGACCCGGCCGCCACCGTGAAGATCATGCGCGGGCTCTCCCGGGACACCGTCTCGACGGCCGGTGAGGCGGTCCCGGATCCGGGCGGTCCCGGCGCGAACGAGTTCGGCATCATCAGCACCGAGCAGCAGGTCCTGCGCAACGCGGAGGCCGGCAAGCGGCAGGTCGCGGTCTATCCGCCGGCGGCCGTTCCGGGGCCGGACTACCCGTACGCGGTGCTGACCACCGAGGGCAGTGACCGCGAGGAGGCCACCGAGTTCCTGCGGGAACTGCTCGCCGAGGGCGGCGCGACCACCTTCACCGAGTACGGGCTGCGTACCCCGGCCGGCCAGGCGCCCGAGGGGATCCCGGCCGCCACCAAGATTCGCACCGCGGACTACGCGCCGGTCGCGCTGCCCGCCGTGGCGGCCGTCGAGGACCTGCTCAACACCTGGGGCGGGGTGCACATCAGCGCCCGGATGCTGGCCGTCTTCGACATCTCCGGCTCGATGGCCGAGGCGGTGCCCGGCTCCGGGGACACCCGGATGTCCGCCACCATCAAGGCTGCCCAGGACGGGTCGAACCTGCTCCTCGGCACCACCGAACTCGGCGTCTGGGAGTTCTCCACCGATCTGGACGGCAAACGCGACTACCGGGAGGTGTTCCCGGTCCGCCCGATCGGTCCGCGCCGGGAGGAGATGCTCAAACGGGTGGGCCAGATGAAGGTCGAGTGGAACGGCGCCACCGGCCTCTACGACACCACCCTGGCCGCTTACCGCGACGCGACCCGGAACTGGACCCCCGGAAAGATCAACATGGTGCTGATCCTGACCGACGGGCGCGACGACAACCCGGACGGGATCAGCCGCTCCCGGCTGCTGCGTGAGCTGGGCGAACTCGTCGACCGGAAGCGGCCGCTGCCGATCCTGTTCATCGGCGTCGGGCCGGAGATCGACAAGGACGAGCTGAACCAGATCGCCAAGGTCACCGGCGGACAGGTCGCGCTGACCAAGAAGCCTTCCGGAATCCGAGAAATCTTCTACACTTCGCTCGCCCAATTCAGCTGCCTGCCCCCGGAGTGCCGCCGATGACTGCCGCCCTCCGGGAGCGGACGCCCACCGTGGCTGCGACACCGCCCGCCCCGCGTCGCTCGTACCTGGCCTGGACCGGCGCGCTCGTGCTCGTGGTCCTGTCGTTCCTGCAGCGTCCCGGCCGGACCACGTTCGACACGAAACTGGACCTCGCCGAGAACCCGCTCGGCCTGATGGAACGGGCCCTGCACCTGTGGAACCCGTGGGCCACCTCGGGCGAGCTGCAGCAGCAGGCGTACGGCTACCTGTTCCCGATGGGCCCGTTCTTCGCGGCCGGTGACCTGCTCGGCGTACCCCCGTGGATCACGCAACGGGTCTGGTGCGCGCTGCTCCTCTGTGCCGCCTACTTCGGCGTGCTGCTGCTGGCCCGCGCCCTGCGGATCGGCAACGAGGCGGGCCGGGTGATCGGCGCGCTGGCGTACGCCCTGGCGCCCCGGATGCTCACCGAGATCGGCCCGCTCTCCTCGGAGATGCTGCCGGTCGTCATGCTGCCCTGGGTGCTGTTGCCGCTGGTGTGCGTACGCCGGATCGGCTCGCCCCGCCGCGCCGCCGCACTCTCCGCCCTGGCCGTGCTCTGCATGGGCGGCATCAACGCGGCCGCCGTGGTGATGGCGCTGGTCCTGCCCGGCCTGTGGCTGATCACCCGGCGCTGGGACCGCGACCTGGCCCGGCTGATGGCCTGGTGGGTCCTCTGCGTCACGCTGGCCACCCTGTGGTGGGTCGTCCCGCTGTTCCTGTTCGGCGAGTACAGCCTGCCGTTCCTGGACTACATCGAGTCCTCCGCGACCACCACCGCCGTGACCTCGCTGTTCCAGGCGGTCCGCGGCACCAACCAGTGGAGCGGCTACATCGTCCAGGGCGAGCCGTGGTGGCCGGCCGGCTGGATCCTGGTCGACAACCCGGTGCTGATGGCCGCGACCGCGCTGCTCGCCGCCGTGGGCCTGGTCGGCCTGGCCCTGCGCGGGCTGCCCGAGCGGCGGTTCCTGGTGATCGGCCTGCTGGCCGGTCTCAGCCTGCTGACCATGGGATACGTCGGCACGCTGGACAGCCCGTTCGCCCCGTACATCCGGGAGTGGCTGGACGGCCCGCTCGCCCCGCTGCGCAACGTGCACAAGTTCGAGCCGGTGCTGCGGCTGCCGGTCGCGCTCGGTATCGCGTACGCGGCCGGCCGTACCCTCGCGTTGCCGCGGCTGCGGGTCCGGATGCCGTCCGCACCGGTCGTCGCCGCGCTGCTGATCGTGGCGGTGGCGCCCGCGTGGATGCTGGTGCTGCGTCCCGGGCCCGGCTGGTCGTCGGTGCCGCCCTACTGGAGCCAGGCCGCCGACTGGCTGGCCGACCGGGACGCGCAGGCCCGCACGCTGGTGGTTCCCGGGACCGGCTTCGCCCAGCACACCTGGGGCCGGACGGTGGACGAGCCGATCCAGCCGCTCGCCGGGGCGCCCTGGTCGACGCGGCACCAGATCCCGCTCGGGTCCGAGGGCAACATCCGGGTGATGGACACCGTCGAGGCCGTCCTGGCACAGGGCCGCGGCTCGTCCGCGCTCTCCGCGTTCCTGGCCCGCAACGGCTACCGCTACCTGCTGCTGCGGCACGACCTGAACCGCACCGCGTCCGGCGCCCCGCCGATCGCGGTGGTCCGCCGCGCGGTGACCAACTCACCCGGCCTGACCGCGGCCGCCACGTTCGGCCCGCAGGTCGGCGCGGGCGGCGCACAGCCCAGCCCGGTCGACGCGGCCGTCTCGGTGCCGTCCATCGAGATCTTCGAGGTGGAGCAGCCGGCGCCGGCGGTGTCGGCGACCACGGCCGACACCGTGCCGGTCGTCTCCGGCGGCCCGGAGTCGCTGCTCACCGTCCTGGAACAGGGACTGATCGATCCGGCCCAGCCGACCGTGCTGGCCGGCGACCAGGACAGCGCCCTGGGCCTGCCGCAGACGCCGGCACAGCAGATCGTCACCGACGGACTGCGCCGCCGCGAGCTGAACATCGGCCGGATGCGGGACAACGTCAGCCACACCCTGACCGAGGACGAGGAGACCCGGCAGGGACGGGTGCGCACCGACCTGCTGCCGTTCGACGCCGACGGGCACCAGACAGTCGCCGCCTACCAGGGCATCCGGTCGGTCGAGGCGTCCAGCGGGATGAGCTTCTCCGACTCGATCGGCCCGAGCGACCCGTCCACGCTGCCGTTCGCGGCGCTGGACGGCGACGCGTCGACCGCCTGGCGCTCCGACCCGTTCCAGCCGGCCGCCGGGCAGTGGATCGAGGTGGAGCTGGAGACGGCGAAGCGGGTCACCGCGGTGACCGTCGACTTCGTGGACGACGTACGGGTCGCGGCGCCGGTGGCGATCGTCCGGCTCACCACCGATCAGGGTGTGGTGGACCGCGGCGTGCCGGCCACTCCGGGCCCGCACCGGCTGTCCACCCTGCCCGGTCTCACCACCTCGGTGAAGGTGACCGTGCTCGCCCTGCGGCAGGGCTACCAGGGCGGTATCGCGCTGCGCGAGCTGGGCATCCCCGGCCTCACCGCGGAGCGCGCCATGCGGGTCCCGTCCGATCTGGGTACGACCGCGCCGGTCTTCGCCTTCGAACGGGCCACCCAGCAGCGGGGCGCCTGCTTCACCGCCTCCGGCCAGACCCGCTGCGACCAGTTCCTGGCCCGCACCGGCGAGGAGCCGCTCGGCGTGGACCGGTACTTCAGCACGCCGGTCGACGCCGCGTACGACCTGAAGCTGACCGCCCTGCCCCGGCCCGGCGCCGCGCTGCCGCTCGGCCGGCCGGTGAGCGCGTCCGCGTCGTCCACCCTGACCGGTGACGTGACCGTGGGGGCGCACGCGGCGGTCGACGGCGACCCGGCCACCGCCTGGCTGGCCGAGCCGACCGAGGACAAGCCGGTGCTGCGGCTGGCCTGGAGCGGCGCCCGCCGGATGGACCGGATCCGCCTGGTCGTGCCGCAGGCACCGGTGGCCGCGCGGACCACGCAGGTGGTGCTCGGGACCGACGCCGGGGACTTCGCCGCCGACGTCGGCGCCGACGGCTGGGTGCGGTTCCCGGCCGTGACCACCTCGCGCCTCGACATCATCGTCAACTCCGCGGAGAAGGCGATCGCCGACCCGCGGGGCAACGGCTGGCCGGCCCCGGCGGGCATCGCCGAGGTCGAGGTGCCGGCGCTGGGCAACCGGTTGTCGCCGGCGAGCGACAGCACCCCGCTGGTCGCACCCTGCGGAACCGGCCCGGCCGTCGAGATCGACGGCGTCTCCTACCCGACGTCGGTGACCGGCACGCTCGGCGACGTCCGGGCGAGCCGCCCGCTGCCGGTCACCATCTGTGACGACTTCGCCAGTGAGTCGGTGCCGCTGACGGCCGGCGAGCACCACCTGCGCACGCTGCCGTCGACGGCGTTCGTCGGCGAATCCGCGACGCTCGTGCGGGACGGCGGCACCGCGGTGCCGGCCGTGACCCGGCGCGACGTCAAGATCGGGCAGTGGGACGCCACCGAGCGGACGGTCACCGTCGGTTCCGGCGCGGCGGCTCTGCTCGTGGTCCCGGAGAACCTCAACGCCGGCTGGGCCGCCAGCCTGAACGGCCAGGACCTGCGCCCGGTACGCGTGGACGGCTGGCAGCAGGCGTTCGAGCTCCCGGCCGGCGAGGGCGGCACCGTCACCCTGCGCTTCGAACCGGACGAGCCGTACCGGGCCGGTCTGGCCGTCGGCGCGGTCTGCGTCGTCCTCGTGCTGCTGCTCGCCCTCGCGCCGGTCCGCCGCCGCTGGGCTCCCGCCGCCCACCCGCAGGGCCGGCCGTCGCGCCGCTTCCCCGGCGGTGAGGCCTGGATGCTGGTGCCGCTGATGGCTCTGGTCGTCACGCTGGGTGGCGCCGCCGGTGCGGTTCTGCTGCTGATCGCGCTCATCGTGCGGCAGCTCTGGCCGAACGCACTGCCCGCCCTCGCGTTCATCAGCGCCGCGACCGGACTGGTCGTCGCCGTCGGTGGGCGCCTGCTCGGCGAGGGGCAGGAGCTGGCGTACGGCGCGGCGGTCCAGCTGGCCATGCTGGCGGCGGTCTGCTGGGTCGCGGCGACCGCCGCGCCGGCTGCCGGCCGCCCGGCCGAGGAGCCGGAAGTCGTTGCCGAGACGCCGTCGGAGGAACCTGCTGCCGCGGAGCCGTACCGAGCCACGTTGCGCCGGTCGATCGGCCTCTTCCGCACCTTCCTCGTCGAGCAGACCGACCCGGACCGCTTCTACTCGCTGCTCGCCACCGACTCGGTCCGGCAGCTCGGGTCGTACGTGAAGCTGGACGGCGCGCGGGTGCTGGACGTGGGCGGCGGGCCCGGCTACTTCTCGTCCGAGTTCGAGAAGGCGGGCGCGACCTACCTCGGGATCGACCCGGCGGTCGGTGACTTCGCCGCCGCCGGCGCCGAGGTCAGCGGCATGGTCCGGGGGAGTGGCACAGCGCTGCCGATCCGCACCGGCGTGCTGGACGTCTGCTACTCGTCCAACGTGCTCGAGCACGTCGACGCGCCGGAGGCGATGCTCGACGAGATGCTGCGGGTGACCCGGCCGGGCGGCACCGTGTACGTCTCGTTCACGCCCTGGTACTCGCCGCACGGCGGGCACGAGACGGCGCCCTGGCACTTCCTCGGCGGCCGGTACGCCCGGCGCCGCTACCAGCGGAAGAACGGCCGCGAGCCGAAGAACCGCTTCATGGAGTCGCTGTTCCCGGTCACTGCGGCCCGGGCCATGCGATGGGTCCGCGCCGCCCGCCGGGCCGGCGACGTCACCGTCGTCGATGTACTGCCGCGTTACCACCCGAAATGGGCGAAGTGGGTCGCCCGGGTCCCAGTGCTGCGGGAGACCTTGACGTGGAACTTCACCGTCGTGCTCCGGCGCACAGGTGAGTCCGATTCAACTGTCGTTCAGGAAGATGTGGCCAGGGTCTCGCTTCCGGATGTGACTCAGTAGTAACCTCCTGCAAGCTCGGCATACATCCATTGCCACTTTTTCGTTTCCACCTCGTGGAGGACATATGAAGTCCCGCGTCATCGGCACCGTGCTGTTCGGTCTCGGCGTCTTGGCGTTGGTATTCGCCGGCGGCCTGGCGTTCATCGTGGCGCCCGCGGTTTCGCAGCTGCCGTACGACATGGAGATGACGCAATCCGTCGCCGAAGCTCCGGGCGCACGCTTCCTGCAGATCACCAACGGCAAGGCCACGGTCGAGTCCGGCACGCTGCGCTCGACCGTCACGGTGCAGCCGGACGCGGCGGAGACCGCCAAGCTGACCGGTGACCTCGACGGCAGCGCCCTGGTGTGGCTGGCCGGCCAGCAGGTCATGCGGACCGACACCAACGAGCTGATCAGCGCGTACAGCACGTCGCTCGCCGTCGACCGCAAGACCGGCGCGGCGGCGGACTGGGACGGCGCCTGGCTGGACACCGGTAGCGACCGGCAGCCGGTCGAGTACACGGGCCACATGTACAAGTTCCCGTTCGGCACCGAGAAGGAAAGCTACGACATCTTCGACCGGGACATCCTGTCCGCGCAGCCGGCGAAGTTCGTGCAGACCGAGCAGATCGAGGGACTGGAGACCTACCAGTTCACCCAGGAGATCCAGAACGCGACGCAGGAACTGCCCGCCGACCGTCTCCAGGTGATCCTCGGCCAGCTGATCCCGGGCGCCACGTCCGGCCAGGTGAGCTACAGCAACACCCGTAC is part of the Actinoplanes sp. NBC_00393 genome and harbors:
- a CDS encoding substrate-binding and VWA domain-containing protein; the encoded protein is MALIAVLGGWAGFTYAERTRSDPGCAERTTLRVATAPSIAEPVRAVADRYTNRQPCLDVLVEGRESADVLRTVARTAPAGATPSGSAAPSASAAAPSASAPTASGQMVTPVPDVWVPESTLWLRRARAVGAFQVPDDGVTVATTPVVLALDESSAARLTRQGHALGWPTLVGAAKLPVPVSLPDPATSPLGVGALVGIQALAKSDPAATVKIMRGLSRDTVSTAGEAVPDPGGPGANEFGIISTEQQVLRNAEAGKRQVAVYPPAAVPGPDYPYAVLTTEGSDREEATEFLRELLAEGGATTFTEYGLRTPAGQAPEGIPAATKIRTADYAPVALPAVAAVEDLLNTWGGVHISARMLAVFDISGSMAEAVPGSGDTRMSATIKAAQDGSNLLLGTTELGVWEFSTDLDGKRDYREVFPVRPIGPRREEMLKRVGQMKVEWNGATGLYDTTLAAYRDATRNWTPGKINMVLILTDGRDDNPDGISRSRLLRELGELVDRKRPLPILFIGVGPEIDKDELNQIAKVTGGQVALTKKPSGIREIFYTSLAQFSCLPPECRR
- a CDS encoding glycosyltransferase family 4 protein codes for the protein MTDACGGHVLFLNWRDTKHPEGGGSELFLERVAAELISLGYRVTLLCQAHGTAPAREITPEGMRIVRRGGRHTVYLMAALTYLMGALGFGPLSRRGLGRPDLIIDVGNGMPFLSKLYARRPVIALVHHVHREQWPVVFGPRVARIGWWIESRLAVRVYRNCSYITVSESTREELVGLGVDRHRINVVHNGTPEVTGRAVARTPYPSLMVLGRLVPHKRVEFALRATALLATELPDVELVVAGQGWWDEPLIQLAADLCIEDRVQFTGFVSEERKHELLCGSWLMLMPSLKEGWGLTIVEAGARGTPAVAFRSAGGVADAMVDGETGVLVENEYDFYLRVRELLLDARRRTAMGAAATTHARRFTWEKAGEAFAEVVAGQLPAIRTAPADQRVP
- a CDS encoding FkbM family methyltransferase; translation: MVGTQPTPLSSRIAAALPPRAVAAAVRTAYPRVEPELAKLASYVPRCATAVDVGAWYGPWTRGLRRIADRVVAIEPTAELARCVRSAYPDVRVVEAVASDHAGTAELFLPSGGPGTGTSSIEHGTGATVTVTRLTLDELELTGVGFMKLDVEGHEMPALLGGEQTIRRDRPLLLVELEERIQPIQPVLDLLAGWGYRPYVMPDSEWVPLETFDLIEHQRGALARIDQSFARRVVWPKPRYVNMLLFRPETAR